The following are encoded in a window of Mustela nigripes isolate SB6536 chromosome 1, MUSNIG.SB6536, whole genome shotgun sequence genomic DNA:
- the LOC132020114 gene encoding putative olfactory receptor 10D4: protein MRNHTMVTEFILLGIPGTEGLETVLFFLFSSFYLCTLLGNVLILTAIISSSGLHTPMYFFLGNLSMFDLGFSSTTVPKMLLYLSGQSQSISFQGCMAQVFFYHFLGCTECFLYTVMAYDRFVAICYPLRYMVIMNHRVCAILATGTWMGGCVHTIILTSLTFQLSYCASNEVDYYFCDIPAVLPLACGDTSLAQKVGFTNVGLLSLICFALILVSYTRIGISISKIHSAEGRQRAFSTCSAHITAILCAYGLVITIFLQPNPSALLSATIQILNNLVTPMLNPLIYSLRNKDVKSALRSAFHKRGFAMEKKRNLQLWWAKFEFLFLRTNSHLQLPRY from the coding sequence ATGAGAAATCACACAATGGTGACTGAATTCATCCTGCTGGGAATCCCTGGGACAGAGGGCCTAGAGACTGTCCTCTTCTTCCTGTTCTCCTCATTCTATTTGTGTACTCTCTTGGGAAATGTGCTCATCCTTACAGCTATCATCTCTTCCTCTGGGCTGCACACCCCTATGTACTTTTTCTTGGGAAACCTCTCCATGTTTGACCTGGGTTTCTCTTCAACAACTGTTCCCAAGATGCTGTTATACCTTTCAGGGCAGAGTCAAAGTATCTCTTTTCAGGGCTGCATGGCCCAGGTCTTCTTCTACCATTTCCTGGGCTGTACTGAGTGCTTCCTATACAcagtgatggcctatgaccgctttGTCGCCATCTGTTATCCCCTGAGATACATGGTCATCATGAATCACAGGGTCTGTGCCATCTTAGCCACCGGGACCTGGATGGGTGGCTGTGTTCACACCATCATTCTAACTTCCCTCACCTTCCAGCTGTCCTACTGTGCCTCTAATGAGGTAGACTACTACTTCTGTGACATACCTGCTGTCTTACCTCTAGCCTGTGGGGACACCTCTCTAGCCCAAAAGGTAGGTTTTACAAATGTTggtcttttgtctctcatttgctTTGCTCTCATCCTTGTTTCCTACACTCGCATTGGGATCTCCATATCAAAAATTCACTCAGCAGAGGGCAGACAGCGAGCCTTCTCTACCTGCAGCGCCCACATCACTGCAATTCTTTGTGCTTATGGGCTGGTAATCACCATCTTTCTCCAGCCAAATCCTAGTGCCTTGCTCAGTGCGACAATTCAGATATTGAATAATCTTGTCACCCCCATGCTGAACCCACTAATCTACAGCCTTCGGAATAAGGATGTAAAATCAGCCCTGCGAAGTGCATTTCATAAGAGAGGCTTtgctatggagaaaaagagaaacctaCAGCTTTGGTGGGCAAAGtttgagtttctgtttcttaGGACAAATTCTCATTTGCAGCTTCCGAGATATTga
- the LOC132012459 gene encoding olfactory receptor 10N1-like, translated as MRNHTELHEFILLGIPQTKGLETVLFVIFSFIYLFTLLGNSLILTAVVSSSTLHTPMYFFLGLLSIFDMLFPSVTCPKMLFYLSGQSHTISYEGCAAQLFFYHFLGSAEGCLYSVMAYDRFVAICYPLRYMLIMRPRVCVGLVVAAWLVGCLHATILTSFTFQLTYCDFSRVDYFFCDIPAVLPLACADSSLARRVGSTNVAFLASVLWFSVCVSYTYIGIAILRIRSTEGRRKAFSTCSAHLTAILCAYGPVIIIYLHRTPNPLLDAMVQILNNIVSPMLNSLIYSLRNREVKSSLKRVFHNVVFISLE; from the coding sequence ATGAGGAATCACACAGAGCTCCATGAGTTTATTCTCCTGGGAATACCTCAGACAAAGGGACTGGAGACTGTGCTGTTTGtcatcttctcatttatttaccTCTTCACCCTGCTTGGAAATTCACTCATCCTTACAGCAGTtgtctcttcctctacccttcacacccccatgtatttcttcctgggACTTCTATCTATTTTTGACATGCTGTTCCCATCTGTAACCTGTCCCAAGATGCTATTCTACCTCTCCGGCCAAAGCCACACCATTTCTTATGAGGGCTGTGCTGCTCAGCTCTTCTTCTACCATTTCCTTGGGTCTGCTGAAGGATGCCTCTATTCTGTGATGGCGTATGACCGCTTCGTGGCCATCTGTTATCCACTGAGGTACATGCTTATCATGAGACCCAGGGTCTGTGTGGGTTTGGTTGTGGCAGCCTGGTTGGTGGGTTGTCTCCATGCCACCATCCTGACCTCCTTCACCTTTCAGTTAACATACTGTGACTTCAGCCGGGTGGACTACTTCTTCTGTGACATTCCTGCTGTCTTACCCCTGGCCTGTGCTGACAGTTCCCTGGCCCGGAGAGTGGGCTCCACTAATGTTGCCTTTCTGGCTTCAGTGCTTTGGTTCAGTGTCTGTGTCTCCTACACTTACATTGGGATTGCCATTCTGAGAATCCGATCGACAGAGGGCAGGCGGAAAGCTTTCTCCACCTGCAGTGCCCACCTCACGGCAATCCTCTGTGCCTACGGTCCTGTAATCATCATCTATCTGCACCGCACACCCAACCCCTTGCTTGATGCCATGGTgcagatattaaataatattgtcTCACCCATGCTGAACTCATTAATATATTCCTTAAGAAACAGAGAAGTGAAAAGTTCCCTAAAAAGAGTGTTCCACAATGTagtatttatttctctggaataa